CATAGAAGTGTCTGATGAAGTGGAGGTGGTAGTTACAGTATAAGCTGTGTCTACTCTGCTGAGATAATTGGCATAGAAAACCCTGCTTTTAGTAGGAGTAACAGTGTTAAAGGTCACGGTCCATGTTTGACCAATTTGTGAAGTATAAAAACCCGATGTATAAGTAAATACAAAGTATACGTTTTTTATGGGCGAGGAAGTAGGTGCTACACTATATGCTAAAGAAACAGTATTGATATAACTGCCATTAGCAGAAGGACTGCTCATGCTAATGGTTTGCGTTTTGGCAGTAGTAGCAAACTGCATAGCAATACTTAAAAGAACCAACGTTTTGGTAATAAAATTTTTCATACTTGAAGTTTTATAATGGCAAAGCCAAATATAAAAATGATATGTATGACAACCCTATACGTATTTTACACATATTAACATAACGCTTTCATTTTATAATGAAAGTTTACATAATTATTGGGTTTTGCAATTGAGTGATATAAAAGAAGAAAAATGTAAGTAAATAAAAAAAGGCTTCAATTGCTTGAAACCTTTGCCGGTGTTGTGTCCTCGCAGAGACTCGAACTCTGGACCCATTGATTAAGAGTCAATTGCTCTACCAACTGAGCTACGAAGACAGGAATGTAAATCTAAGAAATTTTAAAATATTATGCTTCTGTCAAAACATTCGGTCTTTTTCGTAAGCCTTTTGCACTTAGCATTTCGCCGATCTTATTTATCAAATAAACAGATGCTTCAATTTCTTCTTTGCGGATGGCAACACTTTCAATGTTAAATCCAAAAGGAATGTTTTTATCAATACAGTAATTGATCAGTTCTTCTGCAATTGATAAAGCAATTGAAACTGATTTTTCAACTGTATTTTCAGAGTTGATCAATTCTTCTTTTAACGAATCAGGAATATGAATACCCAGCCATTCCATAAACTGTAATGTTTTTACTGAGCCGCATACCGTAAGTGTAAAAATAACGGTGGGAAGCTCTATATTTTTATTTTGGCAGGAAGCTACGAGAGATTCCATTGCTTTACGTGCATACTCAACATTGAAAATACATTGTGAGATAAAGTAAGAGACACCTGAATTCATCTTATCGAGCATACGCACATCTTCATCATTCAATACCGCATGTCTTTCGGGAATAGTAACAGCGCCGATGATAGAATGCTCTTTATGCAGGCTCCACAATTCATACGCTTCTTTTAAACTTGTTTTTACCTGGAAATCAGGAGCAGGCAAGCCTACAAATACCGGGTAAAATTTATGTTGAGTTAGATTGTGTAACCAATCTGCTAATTCTTCTTTAGAAAATTTACCGGCGGGGCGATAAATAATTTTAGGAACTTCCAACGAGTGTAAATGAGTGCTTGCAAATTCAAAAGGATCTAAGGCACTTGTAAAAGGAAACGGTCTTTCTTCAGATGTTCTAGCAGATTCATCCTGAACATCATATACTACCAATGCGTCAATATCCAAAGCATACAGGCGCTCTAATGTTTTTTCGGCAATAGCAGCTACTTTTTCAGGAGGGGTTTGCGATTTAGGCGGTGTGATACCATATAATAAAATGCCCGAATCTTTCTTCCTGATCTTGTTTAAAAACATAACTTATAATTTAAAGCCCGCAAAAGTAATTAATAATAAGCTAATTGTTGCTATATATTATGTAATTGATGCATTTGAATGGGCGCCACCTTACATATATTCCTGATAGATAATAAGTCAAATAGATTTTTTTCTTATTGGCATTTATTGCTATTTTTAAAACTTCTTTTTGAAGAATTATTATTCGTTTTACGACAAAATTATTTTTATGAAACAAATCAAGTATCTCAACGGAGTATTGACAGTAATTGCTGTTTGTTTGGTATTAATTACAATGGCAGTAACAGGTATTATACCAACTGCAAAAGCAGGTGATTCCCGCAAGCAAGTTACTGTTCCTGTAAACGTAGATGGTTCTATTAATGTAAAAGTATTGCATAGTGATCCTGTTGATGTAAATATTTCACAAGTGGGTGGTTTCAATATTTCCAGCAGCGTACCTGTAGAAACTAAAACTCCGGGCAAGGATTAAGTCATAAGCTGTTTAAATATTCCTGCAACTACTATTTTATTTGGTTGCAGGAATTGTATAGTACCCGGTTTATATTTTTACCAGCCGATATTTCAACATTTTTGTACATATCCACATTTTGATCGATTTGGTATAGTTTTAGCATTAATGGAGCAACTACCTAATTTAAAGTTGCACCATGAAAAAACCTTTGTTGACCTCCTTGCTATTGCTGTGCGTTTGCGTAGCGTTCTCTCAAAAAAATAATAGAAGTGATTTTAATGATTATGACCAGGAACGTTTTTTTCGTGCCGGCTTAAAAGTTACTGCTATTGCGAATAAACTGCCTGATGCTTCTTATAATAACGGCTTTAATTATAATTATGCTTTGGGAGCTTTTGCTCAAATAAACTTTAGCAAGCGCTGGGGCATACAACCCGAAATAAATCTCATCCAGCAAACTACAACATACAGCACAGGCGATGCTTCTGACATTACCAACGATGTTTTTCGCGGTGGTTCACAAAAAAAGGCGCCCTTTAATTATGTGCAGGTGCCGGTTTTAATGAACATGAATGTGGGAGTAAGTAAACACGTAAAATTACAAGCAGGTCCTTTTGTAGGGTTTTCTTTAAATAACCGGGAAACAAAAAGCGAAGAAACGCTTTCATCAACTACTCAATATAAAAAAATAGAGGTAGGAGCAGTAGGAGGTTTATGGATACAACTGCCTTTTGTAAACTTTGGAGGAAGATACCAGGTGAGCTTAGGCAATTATTACAGTCCTGTAACTAAACAAACCGGGAAAAATCAAGCCATACAATTCTTTATAGGGTTTACAATATAATATTCATGGTTTGCACATAAAGTGCAAGGGGCTAAGCCGTTAAGAAAAAACTTAGCGGCTTTTTTCTTGATATTTGATGAACGTACGGATTAATTTATAAGAACTTCTTCTACGGATGATCGTTTAGAGAAAGTGTGTAAACGTAATTGATCTTCGTCATAAGCGGCGATCAGAAAGCTAAATAAAAATTCGGTTAGGCTTCCGCCTACTCTTGGATTGATCTCGAAAATATATGGCTTGCCCTTATATATGGTATAATCAATGCAACAGATTCCCTGCCATTCCATCTTCATAAGAATAGATGAAAAAAGAGACAGGAATGGCGTTTGTGTCATAAGAGAATAGGAACTTTCCTGTTTGCCTCTTAGATGTATCCTGGTTTTGTGCACGTGTTTGAAAGTAAGTGAAGATGCTACTTTGTTATTTTTGAAAAGTATGTGCGTTGCATATTCCGTTTTGCCCGGAATGATTTGTTGCACAAAATAATCATTTGATAAGAGCTGGTCTTTAAAACGCAATTCCATGTCTTTGTTATAAATGATTTCACTACCTATTCCCCATTCAGTAATTTTCTTTTTTAATATATACGGATATTGCTGTGGTAGCCCAACTTTGGGGCACATTTCTTTAAAGCCATTCTCTTCCAGCCATTGATAAAACAGCTGCTTATTATTGCAGATATTTAAAACGTTGGTTGATGGGATAGGAATGATATTATCTTCAATGATATTCCTGTTTCTGTTTAATAGTTGTGTGTCTTTTATCGTTAATGGGATTACTACATCACTTTTAATTATGTTTTCTATGGATAAAGTGTTAAAACGGATGTGGTGAGCAGTGGTTGAAAAACCTTTTCGAATGTTCTTTTCCCAGTCTTTTCTTATTGAAAAAAGGATATTTAACGATGGTATATTCCTGCTTTCAATAGCTGTTTTTTTATAAAATCTTTTTTTCTGCAATCGTGGATGAAATGTACGTATATGGTATTGCACCATGTGCCATTTCTTTAGTAAGAAATTCATTCAATAAGAAATAACTTGGTTAGTAAATTTTCGGTTATCTAAAATAGTTATTTACTTAAATAAAATGACAATAAATATTTGAATTTAGAGACGGGATTTAAAAAAAACTATAACCGAACAATATTTAAAATGGCTACAGGCTGTTGTAGCATATCATCGTTAGTAGGTTGAGCATAAAATTTTTGCACCAACGACATACCTTTTACCACTTGTCCAAATGCAGCATAGCCTTGTCCATCAGGGTTATTAGAACCTCCGTAGTCAAAGCCCTTTTGATCACCAATACAAATAAAAAATTCACTGCCGGCTGTTCCGGGGGCTTGCCGGGCAAGAGAGATAGTGCCGTTTTTATGAGTAAGCTTTGTTTGTAATGTGGTTTCGTGTGGAATGCCTGAAATATTCATAGTTGGCTTTGTTTTCCAAATGCCTCCTTGCAATAAAGCTGTGGATGCATTGCCTGTAGGCTGATTGTCGTCATTCAACGCCCTGTAAAAAGATGCATCTTTATAATAACCTGAATCTACATATGATAAGAATGCAGCTACACTTTTAGGTGCATTTTCAGGAAAAAGCTCCACTTCAATATCTCCAAATTTTGTTTGTATAGCTACATGAGGGTTTTTATATTTTTTCCCTGTGCAGGATAGAAGCAAAACAACAGCAGCTAAATAAAAATATCGCATAAACATATTCTTATCAAGATAACAAGATAATAAACGGTTGGTACTTTAAATAAAAAAGCCGCTTTAAAAAGCGACTTGGTGCCCAGAACTATCTCAAGTTCGAACTTTTCTATTGAAGATGTAAAAAATATTTTGCTGTATCAAATAGAAAATTTAAGCACCTGACTCATAATCAGGGGGTCCCAGGATCGTGCCCTGGTGGGCCCACTTTAATAGGAGTAAAGGTTTCAGCAGATTTTGTTGAAGCCTTTTTTCGTACAAAGGCATTGGAAAAGAAATTACAATTATTTTATAGAAAAGTCAGGTGCTCTAACCAACTGAGCTATGGGCCCTTCTTTGTAGCTTTCAAATAGTTTTCTCTTTACAGGTCAAAATTTATTGTTTTTCGGATGACCTACAGGGTTATTTTTAACCCCGGTACTTTACGGGCTTTTTCCCCTTGCATTTATTATCAAAAATATTTATGTTTGAGCGATTCTGAAAAGTCCCGCTCATTTATTCCTGTAAGTGAGAGAGGCGAAGCTATATATAAGCTAACTATAGATTACAATCTATAATAATTGACATAATGTGTAACTACAGCACATATTTATGAATTGTGCGAAATTCTAAACAAATCCTAAATGGCATTCACAAAAAAGACACCTTTAGAAAAGCTAGAAACTAAAATTAAAAATTTGGTTACGGACAATAGGTTTGTTAAAACATCCAAAACAGTAAAATTTGGAGGAGAAAAACTTTTTGACTATAATAAAAGTGCTGTAAAGTATGGATATAAACGTTGTTATATTTCCACGGTACTGGGCAGGAACTCAGAATACTGCCACTCATCAATGCCCTAACGTCCTGTTACCCTAAACTAAAATCCTACTTAAATTCAAACTAACATGCAAAGCTATATCACGAAATTTTTAGCAGATTGCAAGGCATACAATGCTGACAACTTTCAGCCTACCAACCCCAGCTGAGAATATCTATCATCATTTGTTCGACACTTCAACAATATAGCCTCCCATACAGATTGTAATACATTTAATTTTATCTGGCCGCATTTAAGACTCTACAATTGACTGAAATATTCAATATTTTTGAAATAAACATTTAGCACCTTAATGACAGCAATAATCGTAATAGGAATAATAATCTTTATTGTTTATACCTTTCCCAGCAGCAAAAAACCGAATAACCAGAGTACTACTTACGCAAAATCAAATGGAAGACAAAAATCTGAAAAAGAAACAAAAGAGGAATTAATCAAAAATTTATTAAAAGATATAAAAGTAACTGTGACAACATCAGAAACTCCAAACAATTATACCGACAATTCAATTATTGATGTTACCAACCAGCCATACAAAATAAACTCAATAAACAGCTTAAAGAAATACAGCAATGGTGTACCCTATTGGGCACACCATTATGTTTATTCCTATTCTGAAATAAATACTGCTTCACCTGAGCAAAAATTATTTTACGACATATTTAAATCAAATTTTCTTAATAATATATGTTTGGATATAGAAGAAAACTCCAACTACGCATTTATACTACTCTTCAACTTGATAGATGAATATGAAAATCATAGAAATATTTCTCGTACAGAACAACAACTATATAGGCTTTCAGAAAACTACCCGAAGACAAAGTTCTATGCTTATGCAGCGCTAATAAAGAAACTACGACAACTAGATGAATATGACACGATCAATGTCCTAAGTAAAAAGGAAGGAAGTTTTTACTCTTACCGACCTTATCAATCAAATGATAATATTAATAGCTATGAAAACTATTGGGGAATAGGCACTAAATATAAAACTCAACTTAAATTATCCGAGGATGAAGTAACCCTACTCAACAAACTTTGGTATCCCAGCAATAACTTTTGTAGTATTGAATATTGTTGTATTGAAGTCTTAAAGTTTTACCTTGTTGTAATATCAGAATTAGAAAAGAAGTATATTCAAGAAGGAACTACAATGGATGCTGAATTTTTAGCTGTTGCAGATGTAGTTGCAAGAAAGCATTTTAAATACAAGAGTGGAAGTCAAAACTATAAATATTGCATCGAAATAACGACCAAAGAATTTTATTCTCATATTTTTAAACACTGCGAAAATGCAGTTCGTGAATATTACAGACATAAACGCAAGATAAATACCGATATTTATTACACAGCACCAGAGGCTAAAACGGAATTTGAAACAAAAATAACAGCTAAAATAACAGAATTGCTGCCGGCATTAATTTCAAAAGTTACACTACCAGATGAAGCAACAGAAATTGAACTCTATTCGCAAAATACAAATCGTTGGAAAATCAAGTTTGAGGAATTAACAATAAGCTATAATGAAAAATCCATAGAGTTTGTTGATTCAATTATTTCTCTTGGAAAACTTAATAAAAAAAATCCATCAATTGAGAATATATTTTTTGAAGCATCAAAGTTTATAGCAAAGTATGACAAGCAATCTTCCCTTACCCTATATGTTCATTATTTATATCACGACCTAAAATCAGCAACTTTTGACAACAGACAACTTACAAAAACTATTCAGAAAAGCTTATTCAAAACAAATGAGCAGTTACACGATTTTGAAATAATTGTCAACGAACTAATTAAAGATAAAGATTTAGATAAAGCATTAAAAAGTGTCTCTAAAGTTTATGAGGTTAAGCGTAAGAAAATACAACTTGATATTGCTTCAATAAAAGAAGTTCAACAACAACACTCTGGAACAGTTAAACTTCTCAATGAATATTTAAAGGATGATTTTGAAGATGACAACAACACAATAAAATCTCAAGAAATAAGTAATGAAGAAATTAAAATTGAGATAATCCCAAAAAATGAAGAAGTTTATCAATCAACTTTTCACAGCGAATTAGCTTTTTCAGAAATACACACAACAGCATTAGAATTATTTGCTAAAAGTAATTTTTCAGTCCCTCAAAATGAACTTGAATCCTTTGCAAAATCGAAAGGTATTTTTAAAAACCAACTCGTAGAAAGCATCAATGAAAAATGCTATGATTTTTTAGATGATGTATTGATTGAGGAAGAAGATGATTATTATATAATTAACACAAATTATTTTCAAAGTATTTCAGTAAAATGATAGATAATATTAAACCCAAAGAAGCGACATCAATTATTAATTCATTAATTGGTGGAGTAGTTCCTAAAATTGGCGTCCAACACATTACCGTTGGACGTTCTGAAGAAATCAACGCAGTTGTTTCTGCATTAGAAGATGTAAAGAATGGACATAGTATGGTGAAATTTTGGATTGGCGACTTTGGCTCGGGCAAATCCTTTATGCTTCATTTGCTCAATACAGTTGCTTTGAAGCAAAAATTTGTAGTTGCCAATGCGGATTTTACACCAGATAATCGTTTGTATTCTAATGACGGAAAAGGAGTTGCTCTCTATTCTGCCATTATGGATAATGTTTCAATTCAAACTAAGCCAGAAGGTGGCGCATTACCTACATTACTGGAAAAGTGGATTGAGCAAAGTATAACCAAAACTGCCGACGAAAATAAAATTTCATTGACAGATATTCGTAATGAGCAATACTTGAATCTAATTCAAAACAATATTATGAAGACTATTAATGAAATCACTGATGTAGGTAGTTTCGACTTTGGAATGGTTGTGATGAAATACTATGAAGGATATATAAAAGACGATGAACAACTAAGGAGAAATGCTTTGAAATGGCTTAAAGGAGAATATAGAACCAAAACAGAAGCAAAACAGGACTTAGGAGTTAGAGAAGTAATTAATGATTTAAATTACTACGATATGCTAAAAAACTTCTGTAAACTCTTCGTAAGTATGGGTTACAGCGGATTTATGGTAAATCTTGACGAAGCTATA
The Ferruginibacter albus DNA segment above includes these coding regions:
- a CDS encoding ATP-binding protein translates to MIDNIKPKEATSIINSLIGGVVPKIGVQHITVGRSEEINAVVSALEDVKNGHSMVKFWIGDFGSGKSFMLHLLNTVALKQKFVVANADFTPDNRLYSNDGKGVALYSAIMDNVSIQTKPEGGALPTLLEKWIEQSITKTADENKISLTDIRNEQYLNLIQNNIMKTINEITDVGSFDFGMVVMKYYEGYIKDDEQLRRNALKWLKGEYRTKTEAKQDLGVREVINDLNYYDMLKNFCKLFVSMGYSGFMVNLDEAINLYKISTSVMREKNYEKILTIYNDCFQGKVTNLFFNFAGTKEVLENERRGLFSYNALKSRLLTNKFETAEIRDFAQPVIRLMPLDHNEIFVLLKKLKAIFDYNYKTEIQITDSEIHQFMEELFNKPGASEFLTPREVIRDFLNILNIIRQNPTVDKNKLFGELEVSDERPDEVSLDSIEEL
- a CDS encoding tellurite resistance TerB C-terminal domain-containing protein; the encoded protein is MTAIIVIGIIIFIVYTFPSSKKPNNQSTTYAKSNGRQKSEKETKEELIKNLLKDIKVTVTTSETPNNYTDNSIIDVTNQPYKINSINSLKKYSNGVPYWAHHYVYSYSEINTASPEQKLFYDIFKSNFLNNICLDIEENSNYAFILLFNLIDEYENHRNISRTEQQLYRLSENYPKTKFYAYAALIKKLRQLDEYDTINVLSKKEGSFYSYRPYQSNDNINSYENYWGIGTKYKTQLKLSEDEVTLLNKLWYPSNNFCSIEYCCIEVLKFYLVVISELEKKYIQEGTTMDAEFLAVADVVARKHFKYKSGSQNYKYCIEITTKEFYSHIFKHCENAVREYYRHKRKINTDIYYTAPEAKTEFETKITAKITELLPALISKVTLPDEATEIELYSQNTNRWKIKFEELTISYNEKSIEFVDSIISLGKLNKKNPSIENIFFEASKFIAKYDKQSSLTLYVHYLYHDLKSATFDNRQLTKTIQKSLFKTNEQLHDFEIIVNELIKDKDLDKALKSVSKVYEVKRKKIQLDIASIKEVQQQHSGTVKLLNEYLKDDFEDDNNTIKSQEISNEEIKIEIIPKNEEVYQSTFHSELAFSEIHTTALELFAKSNFSVPQNELESFAKSKGIFKNQLVESINEKCYDFLDDVLIEEEDDYYIINTNYFQSISVK
- a CDS encoding peptidylprolyl isomerase; its protein translation is MRYFYLAAVVLLLSCTGKKYKNPHVAIQTKFGDIEVELFPENAPKSVAAFLSYVDSGYYKDASFYRALNDDNQPTGNASTALLQGGIWKTKPTMNISGIPHETTLQTKLTHKNGTISLARQAPGTAGSEFFICIGDQKGFDYGGSNNPDGQGYAAFGQVVKGMSLVQKFYAQPTNDDMLQQPVAILNIVRL
- a CDS encoding methylenetetrahydrofolate reductase → MFLNKIRKKDSGILLYGITPPKSQTPPEKVAAIAEKTLERLYALDIDALVVYDVQDESARTSEERPFPFTSALDPFEFASTHLHSLEVPKIIYRPAGKFSKEELADWLHNLTQHKFYPVFVGLPAPDFQVKTSLKEAYELWSLHKEHSIIGAVTIPERHAVLNDEDVRMLDKMNSGVSYFISQCIFNVEYARKAMESLVASCQNKNIELPTVIFTLTVCGSVKTLQFMEWLGIHIPDSLKEELINSENTVEKSVSIALSIAEELINYCIDKNIPFGFNIESVAIRKEEIEASVYLINKIGEMLSAKGLRKRPNVLTEA
- a CDS encoding ATP-grasp domain-containing protein; translation: MNFLLKKWHMVQYHIRTFHPRLQKKRFYKKTAIESRNIPSLNILFSIRKDWEKNIRKGFSTTAHHIRFNTLSIENIIKSDVVIPLTIKDTQLLNRNRNIIEDNIIPIPSTNVLNICNNKQLFYQWLEENGFKEMCPKVGLPQQYPYILKKKITEWGIGSEIIYNKDMELRFKDQLLSNDYFVQQIIPGKTEYATHILFKNNKVASSLTFKHVHKTRIHLRGKQESSYSLMTQTPFLSLFSSILMKMEWQGICCIDYTIYKGKPYIFEINPRVGGSLTEFLFSFLIAAYDEDQLRLHTFSKRSSVEEVLIN
- a CDS encoding porin family protein; this translates as MKKPLLTSLLLLCVCVAFSQKNNRSDFNDYDQERFFRAGLKVTAIANKLPDASYNNGFNYNYALGAFAQINFSKRWGIQPEINLIQQTTTYSTGDASDITNDVFRGGSQKKAPFNYVQVPVLMNMNVGVSKHVKLQAGPFVGFSLNNRETKSEETLSSTTQYKKIEVGAVGGLWIQLPFVNFGGRYQVSLGNYYSPVTKQTGKNQAIQFFIGFTI